One Chryseobacterium wanjuense genomic region harbors:
- a CDS encoding serine hydrolase domain-containing protein has protein sequence MHILKNLQAIFLIMLASVNVCAQNIQQKIKNTVDSIYAANLKAVGFAVYVEAPDQKLSFGYATGYENRDTKHKLSMDQPVLIASTTKPYVAASILRLVEKGKLDIEQPIKDYLSQRSETELTQAGYNTSRITIKNLLSHTSGIRDYVDAEYFKFIGEHPKYIWTRDEQIAKATRLGKPLSQPGEGFKYADINYVLLTEIIENITHLPYYLSIRKLLSYKNNGLLITRFAKFEKERKNTPEQAHQYWDEFGWDTYNLDPSWDLYGGGGIITNVKEMSSYFQQLFNGKIIKNKRVLALMTQDVLPNLEVNYCLGIRKITYAGILGYNHGGGLGTDLIYIPELNASIAIAVLEASHRPIAVEISKEIVKLLKYNMQDIVETSQAL, from the coding sequence TGCATATCTTAAAAAATCTTCAAGCCATATTTCTGATCATGCTGGCCAGTGTGAATGTGTGTGCTCAGAATATCCAGCAAAAAATAAAAAATACTGTTGATTCCATTTACGCTGCTAATCTAAAAGCAGTTGGTTTTGCAGTCTACGTTGAAGCGCCGGACCAAAAGCTATCTTTTGGCTATGCCACAGGTTATGAAAATAGAGATACCAAACATAAACTCTCTATGGACCAGCCTGTATTGATAGCCAGTACAACCAAGCCCTATGTGGCAGCCTCCATATTAAGACTTGTTGAAAAAGGAAAACTTGACATCGAGCAGCCCATCAAAGATTATCTCAGCCAGCGATCAGAAACAGAACTTACCCAGGCAGGTTATAATACATCCCGTATAACAATAAAAAATCTACTTTCACACACTTCAGGCATCAGGGATTATGTCGATGCCGAATATTTCAAATTTATTGGTGAGCACCCAAAATACATCTGGACAAGGGACGAACAGATCGCTAAGGCTACAAGGCTTGGAAAACCGCTTTCACAGCCTGGCGAAGGTTTTAAATATGCAGATATCAACTATGTACTTCTAACCGAAATAATTGAAAATATTACCCATCTTCCCTATTATCTTTCGATCAGAAAGCTGCTCAGCTACAAAAATAATGGACTGCTGATTACACGCTTCGCCAAGTTTGAAAAAGAAAGAAAAAATACTCCTGAACAGGCTCACCAATATTGGGATGAATTTGGATGGGATACTTATAATCTTGATCCATCTTGGGACTTATATGGCGGTGGTGGCATAATTACCAATGTAAAAGAAATGTCAAGTTATTTTCAACAACTGTTCAATGGAAAGATTATTAAAAATAAAAGAGTACTCGCTTTGATGACACAAGATGTTCTTCCTAATTTAGAGGTAAATTATTGCCTTGGAATCCGCAAAATTACATATGCAGGAATCTTAGGTTATAATCATGGTGGTGGCCTCGGGACAGATCTTATCTATATTCCAGAGCTGAACGCATCGATTGCAATTGCAGTATTAGAAGCCTCACATCGACCGATAGCCGTAGAAATAAGTAAAGAAATAGTTAAACTTTTAAAATATAATATGCAGGATATAGTTGAAACTTCACAAGCTTTATAA